A region of the Deltaproteobacteria bacterium genome:
GGCCGCCGGCGCCAGCCGCCAGCAAGAACTACCGGATAAAGAAATGTTGCGCATGATCGACTTTCTGCGCGACATGGAGATGATCAAGCAAATGGAAATGCTGCGCGACCTACAACACCTCGAAAGCGGCGCCGTCCAGGCCAACAACAACGCGCCGCGCAAGGCCGCGCCGTCGACCAAGAAGGAGAGCCTCAAGTGAAGCCGATCTCTCATTTGGCCGGCGCCGCCGGACTGTTCGCCGTGCTATTAACCGCGCCGGCCTGGAGTCAGTCGTCACCGGGCAAGTTCGACTTGGCGCAAAGCGAGCGCAACAACGACAACGAGCGCTGGCAAAAAATGTCGCCGACGGAGAAACAGGAATTGCGCGAGCGCTACCAACGCTGGAAAAACCTGCCGTCCAACGAACGCGACGAGCTGCAGAAAAATTTCGACAACTGGCGCAAGCTCCACCCTGACGAAAAAGCCGTGGCGCGAAAAAATTTCGAGCGCTAGCAAAAGATGCCGACCGACCAGCGTGAACGATTGCAGGAACGCTGGCAGGAACTTCGCAAGATGCCGCCCGAGCGGCGCGAAGAGATCAAGCAGCGTATGGAAAAGCTGCGCGAATTGTCGCCCGAACAGCGCCAGGAGTTGCGTAAAAAGTTGATGGAGAAGCGCGAACGGTTCTCTCCGGAAGAAAAACAGCAATTCCGCGAGAAGGCCCGCGAGCGCTTCGAAAAATTATCCCCCGACCAGAAGCAAGAGATGCGCGAAAAGATCCGCGAACTCAAACAGCACGGCAGCGTCGAAGAGAAACGGGAATTTCGCGAAAGATTGAAGGAAAAACTCCAACGGGGTCGAGACAAGGAGTAAGCCATGAATGCGTTGAGTCCAGAGCAGCGGACGATTCATTTTCTCAGCCGCACGAGCTTCGGTGCCACCGGCGCGGAACTGGAACGGCTTAACCGCCTCGGCCAGCGCGCCTATCTCGACGAGCAACTGACGCCGCAAAAAATCGCCGACGACTTCGTCGAAGAAAAAATCGCCGCGCTGAAAACCATGCGCTTG
Encoded here:
- a CDS encoding DUF3106 domain-containing protein, with the protein product MKPISHLAGAAGLFAVLLTAPAWSQSSPGKFDLAQSERNNDNERWQKMSPTEKQELRERYQRWKNLPSNERDELQKNFDNWRKLHPDEKAVARKNFER
- a CDS encoding DUF3106 domain-containing protein, whose product is MPTDQRERLQERWQELRKMPPERREEIKQRMEKLRELSPEQRQELRKKLMEKRERFSPEEKQQFREKARERFEKLSPDQKQEMREKIRELKQHGSVEEKREFRERLKEKLQRGRDKE